One window of Trinickia caryophylli genomic DNA carries:
- a CDS encoding tyrosine-type recombinase/integrase — translation MATIVKTPSGTWKAVIRKIGWPTTSKTFRTKRDADDWARRTEDEMVRGVYLSRAPSEKLTVSAGLKRYMDEVSATKKPTTQRSERFTSQHLTAFFGKYSMAAVSAELVAKYRDERLAAGKSNNTVRIELAMLGHLFRVAIQEWGIGLTFNPVANVRKPSPGAGRDRRLTPEEQQRLFAAADAHSNPMLGWIVRLAVETGMRSSEITSLCRSQVDLNRRVVALKDTKNGSARLVPLTRAAVEILRSALDNPIRPLDTDLVFFGEPGRDGKRKPYVFQKLWASMVKDLGLADLHFHDLRHEAVSRLVEAGLSRIDWRRQGAAPSVRHGSHC, via the coding sequence ATGGCGACGATCGTCAAGACTCCGTCTGGGACTTGGAAGGCCGTCATTCGCAAAATCGGCTGGCCTACCACCTCGAAGACTTTCCGCACGAAGCGCGATGCGGACGACTGGGCGCGTCGCACGGAGGACGAGATGGTGCGAGGCGTCTATCTGTCGCGTGCGCCATCCGAGAAATTGACGGTCTCGGCGGGATTGAAGCGTTACATGGACGAGGTGTCGGCTACCAAGAAGCCGACCACTCAACGCAGCGAGCGCTTTACCTCGCAACACTTAACCGCATTCTTCGGGAAATATTCGATGGCGGCCGTTAGTGCCGAACTCGTCGCCAAGTACCGCGATGAACGATTGGCGGCCGGCAAATCAAACAATACCGTGCGCATCGAGCTGGCGATGCTCGGCCATCTATTCCGGGTTGCGATTCAGGAGTGGGGGATCGGCTTGACGTTCAATCCAGTTGCGAACGTCCGGAAACCAAGCCCCGGCGCGGGACGTGACCGGCGCTTGACGCCGGAGGAACAGCAACGGCTTTTCGCGGCCGCTGATGCTCATAGCAATCCGATGCTCGGATGGATCGTGCGGCTGGCCGTCGAAACGGGCATGCGGTCATCGGAGATCACGAGCCTATGCCGATCGCAAGTCGATCTGAACCGCCGCGTGGTTGCTCTCAAGGACACGAAGAACGGCTCCGCGCGGTTGGTGCCGTTGACCCGCGCGGCGGTCGAAATACTGCGTTCAGCCTTGGACAATCCTATAAGGCCGCTCGACACCGATCTCGTCTTTTTCGGGGAGCCAGGGCGGGACGGGAAGCGCAAGCCCTACGTATTTCAGAAGCTTTGGGCCAGCATGGTAAAGGATCTGGGTTTGGCCGATCTGCATTTCCATGATCTGCGCCATGAAGCCGTGAGCCGGCTTGTTGAGGCCGGCTTGAGCAGGATAGACTGGCGTCGGCAAGGTGCAGCACCTTCGGTGCGGCACGGTTCGCATTGCTAG
- a CDS encoding glutathione S-transferase N-terminal domain-containing protein produces the protein MMVLYSGTTCPFSQRCRLVLFEKGMDFEIRDVDLFNKPEDIAVMNPYGQVPILVERDLILYESNIINEYIDERFPHPQLMPADPVQRARARLFLLNFEKELFVHVSTLENEKGKAAEKNHEKARLAIRDRLTQLAPIFVKNKYMLGEEFSMLDVAIAPLLWRLDHYGIELSKNAAPLMKYAERIFSRPAYIEALTPSEKVMRR, from the coding sequence ATGATGGTTCTGTATTCCGGCACTACTTGCCCGTTTTCCCAGCGTTGCCGGCTGGTTCTGTTCGAAAAGGGGATGGACTTCGAGATCCGCGACGTCGACCTCTTCAACAAGCCGGAAGACATCGCGGTGATGAACCCGTACGGTCAAGTGCCGATTCTGGTCGAGCGCGACCTGATCCTGTACGAATCGAACATCATCAACGAGTACATCGACGAGCGTTTCCCGCACCCGCAGCTGATGCCGGCCGACCCGGTGCAGCGTGCCCGCGCGCGCCTGTTCCTGCTGAACTTCGAGAAGGAACTGTTCGTGCACGTGAGCACGCTCGAGAACGAGAAGGGCAAGGCGGCCGAGAAGAACCACGAGAAGGCGCGCCTCGCGATTCGCGACCGGCTGACGCAGCTCGCGCCGATCTTCGTGAAGAACAAGTACATGCTCGGCGAAGAGTTCTCGATGCTCGATGTGGCGATTGCTCCGTTGCTGTGGCGCCTGGACCACTATGGCATCGAGCTCTCGAAGAACGCCGCGCCGCTCATGAAGTACGCCGAGCGCATTTTCAGCCGGCCGGCTTATATCGAAGCACTGACGCCGTCTGAAAAAGTCATGCGTCGTTGA
- a CDS encoding cytochrome c1, whose translation MKTLLSKLVRMALAAAALALGAAGAPAFAEEGVRLDHAPDNTRNLASLQHGAQLFVNYCLSCHSASLVRYSALTQLGISQKEIEQNLLFTTDKVGNTMNVAMRPEDAKVWFGVAPPDLSVEARARSSDWLYTYLRSFYRDDTRPTGWNNLVFPNVGMPHVLWQLQGEQTAKYEDDTDPETGEKSHRFVSFEQVKPGTMSRVDYDSAVADLVAYMTWMSEPTQHTRRQLGVWVLLFLGVLTFFAWRLNAAYWKDVK comes from the coding sequence ATGAAAACATTGCTTTCGAAGCTCGTGCGGATGGCGCTGGCTGCCGCGGCGCTGGCGCTTGGCGCGGCTGGTGCGCCGGCGTTTGCCGAAGAGGGTGTCAGGCTCGACCATGCGCCCGACAACACACGTAACCTTGCATCGTTGCAGCACGGCGCCCAATTGTTTGTAAACTATTGCCTGAGCTGCCACAGTGCGAGCCTCGTGCGGTACAGCGCGCTGACTCAGCTCGGCATTTCGCAAAAGGAGATCGAGCAGAACCTGCTGTTCACGACGGACAAGGTCGGCAACACCATGAACGTGGCGATGCGGCCCGAGGACGCGAAGGTCTGGTTCGGCGTGGCGCCGCCCGATTTGTCGGTTGAGGCGCGGGCGCGCAGCAGCGATTGGCTTTACACCTATTTGCGCAGCTTCTACCGTGACGATACGCGGCCGACGGGATGGAACAATCTGGTGTTCCCGAACGTCGGGATGCCGCATGTGCTGTGGCAGTTGCAGGGCGAGCAGACGGCGAAGTACGAAGACGATACCGATCCGGAAACGGGCGAGAAGTCGCATCGATTTGTCAGCTTCGAGCAGGTAAAACCGGGAACGATGTCCCGAGTAGATTATGATTCTGCCGTGGCCGACCTCGTCGCCTACATGACCTGGATGTCCGAGCCGACGCAACATACGCGCAGACAGCTTGGGGTATGGGTGCTGTTGTTCCTGGGCGTGCTGACGTTTTTCGCCTGGAGGCTGAACGCGGCGTACTGGAAGGACGTTAAATAA
- a CDS encoding ClpXP protease specificity-enhancing factor, protein MQEIPTKPYLLRALYEWCTDNGYTPHIAVRVDNQTRVPRQFVHNDEIVLNISFEATSQLQMGNEWIEFSARFSGKAHKIEVQVANVLAIYARENGQGMAFPVEPAVTAAGAPGPVAADSALGDADTEGDAAPAEAASSPSPDAPAPSPGDDGSKGGGKGHLKIVK, encoded by the coding sequence ATGCAAGAAATTCCGACGAAGCCGTATCTGCTGCGCGCGCTTTACGAGTGGTGCACGGATAACGGCTATACCCCGCATATCGCGGTGCGCGTGGACAACCAGACGCGGGTGCCGCGCCAGTTCGTGCACAACGACGAGATCGTGCTGAACATCAGCTTCGAGGCCACGAGCCAGCTGCAGATGGGCAACGAGTGGATCGAGTTCAGCGCGCGTTTTTCGGGCAAGGCGCACAAGATCGAGGTGCAGGTGGCGAACGTGCTCGCGATTTACGCGCGCGAGAACGGGCAGGGCATGGCGTTTCCGGTGGAGCCGGCGGTTACCGCGGCGGGTGCACCGGGGCCCGTCGCCGCGGACTCTGCTCTGGGCGACGCGGATACCGAAGGCGACGCCGCGCCGGCCGAGGCCGCCTCTTCGCCGTCACCCGATGCGCCCGCGCCTTCCCCCGGTGACGACGGTTCGAAAGGCGGCGGCAAAGGTCACCTCAAGATCGTGAAATGA
- a CDS encoding abortive infection family protein, which yields MDKKLLEETLATVHGLLQAEGMNEAASLVREHPARAEQTGYDNWNGGTEIWEVQFEVPTQEFARLGARRGQLEEQITARLKTILEHDTQDWYSARIVPAKVTRQDWRAGDLGLPRQIRINIFDAMRLEDVVWCGKLDDVEFLSRLFDLQRLPSTDSRFKDAAGDIWQHCINNNDWDRDWVFSDDRFNLVDGPVEGFLRFLCEVVHPVVRPDREEAIKLVSHFNDQLRQGGWELYEEERIAGRPRFAYRQVSHSGFRSVSRARTVADALDAGWMAKEIERLENAVDRDPALAIGTAKELIETCCKTILTKRGVAFTRSEDLGDLTKMVAKELQLVPEGINDETKGADNIRLILRNLTQLTNNLAQLRGLYGTGHGRDGQYRGLQPRHARLAVASAVAFIDFVAETYRHRETAKGRS from the coding sequence ATGGACAAGAAATTGTTGGAGGAGACGCTAGCGACGGTTCATGGGCTGCTTCAAGCGGAGGGCATGAATGAAGCCGCCAGTTTGGTGCGCGAGCACCCAGCACGCGCGGAACAGACAGGTTATGACAATTGGAACGGCGGCACGGAAATCTGGGAGGTTCAGTTTGAGGTACCGACGCAAGAGTTCGCACGCTTGGGGGCCAGGCGAGGCCAGCTAGAAGAGCAAATCACAGCACGGCTTAAGACAATTCTCGAACACGACACGCAGGACTGGTATTCCGCCCGCATTGTCCCGGCGAAGGTGACGCGACAGGATTGGCGAGCGGGAGACTTAGGCTTGCCGCGCCAGATCCGCATCAACATCTTCGATGCCATGCGACTGGAAGATGTGGTTTGGTGCGGCAAGCTGGATGACGTTGAGTTCTTGAGCAGGTTGTTTGATCTGCAGCGGTTGCCGTCCACCGATAGTCGCTTCAAGGATGCCGCCGGCGACATTTGGCAGCATTGCATTAACAACAATGACTGGGATCGCGACTGGGTTTTCTCCGACGATCGATTCAATCTTGTTGACGGACCTGTCGAGGGCTTCTTACGCTTTTTATGTGAAGTGGTACACCCTGTCGTGCGACCCGATCGCGAGGAGGCCATTAAGCTGGTTTCGCATTTCAACGATCAGTTGCGTCAAGGCGGATGGGAGCTGTACGAAGAGGAACGTATCGCTGGGCGCCCTCGCTTTGCGTATCGTCAAGTCAGTCATAGCGGCTTCCGGTCCGTGTCCCGTGCTCGAACTGTCGCCGATGCGTTAGACGCCGGTTGGATGGCAAAGGAAATCGAGCGTTTGGAAAACGCTGTTGACCGTGACCCAGCACTAGCGATCGGGACTGCCAAGGAGCTGATTGAAACTTGCTGCAAGACCATTTTGACGAAGCGCGGCGTGGCGTTCACAAGGTCTGAGGACTTGGGCGACCTCACAAAAATGGTTGCCAAGGAATTGCAACTTGTGCCCGAGGGGATCAACGACGAAACGAAGGGCGCGGACAATATTCGCCTTATTCTTCGCAATCTCACGCAGTTGACCAATAACCTGGCGCAGTTACGTGGACTGTATGGAACTGGTCACGGTCGCGACGGCCAATACCGAGGACTACAGCCACGCCATGCTAGGTTGGCGGTTGCATCCGCAGTGGCTTTTATTGACTTTGTCGCTGAGACGTACCGCCATCGAGAGACGGCGAAGGGGCGAAGCTAG